The segment GCCGGCTTGCCTCCGAAAACCGTGACCGGCGGCAGGCAGCGTTCCGTCCGGCCTTTGACGCGAACGCCCATGAGCCCAAGGGGTGTGGCGATGCGGTCCATCGGCCGGCGCGACAACGATTCGTCCCCGGTGAGGGTCGCCGCGAAGCGCTGTCCCGCGAGGATGCCCATGAGCAGACGCATCCCGGTGCCGGAATTCCCGAGGTCGAGATCAGACGCGGGGGCTGTCAAGCCGCGCAGGCCCACGCCACGCACCAGCAGTTCGCCGGCGCCGCCGCGCTCCACGACAACCCCCATCTGCTCAAGGGCGCGGACAGTGTTCAGCGTGTCCTCGGCTTGCAGGAAGCCGCAGATCGGAGTGTCACCTTGGGCAATCGCCCCGAACATCGCCGCGCGGTGGGAGATGGACTTGTCACCCGGAGGCGTGAATTCTCCAGTAAGAGGGCCACCGGGCGTCACCTTCAGAAGTGTCACGAGTCGTCGAGGCCTTTCCGGAATGCCGCGCCACTCTCAAGAAGCTGGGTCAATAGCTCTGCATTGCTCGTCTCAAGAGCCTGCACATAGACTTCCAGGTGCCGCTGGAACGGCTCCAGCGCCGCCAGCACGTTGCCCGCGTTCTCCAGGAGAATGTCCCGCCACAGTTCGGGTGAGCCGGCGGCGACGCGGGTCGTGTCGCGCAAGCCGGAGCCCGAGAAGCGCTTCAGATCGCCACACCGCGGCGCGATGCCGGACAGGCACACTGCAAGAGCCGAGGCGACGAGATGCGGCAGGTGACTGGTGACGGCGAGCAGGCGGTCATGCTGGTCGGCGTCGCACAGGACCACGCGTGCGCCCAATCCCGTCACGAACTGTTCCAGCCGCCCCAATTCGTCCGCCGGCGTATCCGGCAGGGAAGTGAGGACATACGTGCGGTCCTCGAAGAGCCCCTCACGTGCTGCATCCACACCGGATTGTTCGGAGCCGGCGATGGGGTGCCCACCGATGAACACGCAGCGACCGGCCAGGATTTCACGGGCCGACTGCATGACGCGGGTCTTCGTGCTGCCCGCGTCGGTCACCACGGCGTCTGGACGGAGCGCGGGAGCGATCTCGCGTAGCACCGCGTCCGTGTCACCCACCGGGACCGAGATGTAGACCAGGTCGGCACTTGCAGCCGCCTCGGAGCGGTCGTGGGTGAACTCGTCCACGATGCCCCTTTCCAGGGCGATGCGCCGTGTCTGGTCGGAGCGCGATGCCCCGACCACGTGGCCCACCAGACCGCGGGCCTTCGCATCAAGGGCCACCGACCCCCCGATGAGCCCGACGCCAATGACGGCCATTCGCTGGTAAATCATAGGAAATGCGGCAGAGCGCTCGACTTTCTCAGGTGGTGCGGACGTCTGCCATCATGTCGGCAAGGCACTGCCTCCCGAGCTTTCCGGGCAGCAGGCGATGAGGCCGGGTCGTTACATCAGACCTGGCGACCCACGGCCCGGGCGACATTGCGGATGTCCCCCATAAGACGCACGAATTTCCTGGGAGTGAGCGATTGCGCGCCGTCGGACATGGCCTGGTCCGGGTGCGGATGAACCTCGATCATCAGGCCGTCCGCACCGGCCGCCACGGCGGCGAGAGCCATCTGGGGCACCAGCTGGTGCTTCCCCGTGGCATGGCTGGGGTCGACGATCACGGGCAAGTGGGTCTCCAGCTTGGCCCATGCCATTCCCGCGAGATCCAGAGTGTAGCGAGTGTCCGTCTCGAAGGTGCGGATGCCGCGCTCGCAAAGGATAATGTTCAGGTTCCCGCTTGCAGCTACGTACTCCGCCGCGCGAAGCCATTCCTGGACGGTTGCTGCGAACCCGCGCTTGAGAATGACGGGTTTGCTGACCTTGCCGACTTCCTTGAGCAGGTCGAAATTAGCCATATTGCGAGTGCCGATCTGCAGGCCGTCGGCTTTCTCCGCAACCAGGGCCACCTGGCGCACGTCCATGACCTCGGTCACGAAGGGCAGGCCGGTCTCCTCCCGGGCTTGCACCATGAACTCAACGGCCTGTTCACCCAACCCCTGGAAATCGTAGGGCGATGTGCGGGGTTTGAAGGCACCGCCGCGGAAGACCCTGGCTCCGCCCTCTTGCACTGCCCGGGCGGCCTCGAGGGTCTGTTCCTGGCTCTCGATGGAGCACGGGCCGGCGATGACGCTCACATGCCCCGCCCCAAACAAGGCGTCCCCGATGCCCACCGGGATCGGTTCGTGCTCAAGCTCGCGACTCACCAGCTTGTACGGGCGCAGAATCGGGACGACGCGCTCCACGCCGGCCAGGACCTGAAGCTGGCTGGCGACCGCTTCCTTCTCGCTCTCATGAGCGCCGATGGCCCCAATCAGCGTACGTTCCACGCCGCGGGAGACGTGGTGGCCGTACCCGCGCTCCTCGAGACGTTTGATCACATTCTTTATCTGCTCTTCGGTGGCGCTGGGCGCCATGACGATGATCATTCCGAAATGCCTCCGCGAGATCGGCCTGACGCT is part of the Armatimonadota bacterium genome and harbors:
- a CDS encoding prephenate dehydrogenase, which produces MAVIGVGLIGGSVALDAKARGLVGHVVGASRSDQTRRIALERGIVDEFTHDRSEAAASADLVYISVPVGDTDAVLREIAPALRPDAVVTDAGSTKTRVMQSAREILAGRCVFIGGHPIAGSEQSGVDAAREGLFEDRTYVLTSLPDTPADELGRLEQFVTGLGARVVLCDADQHDRLLAVTSHLPHLVASALAVCLSGIAPRCGDLKRFSGSGLRDTTRVAAGSPELWRDILLENAGNVLAALEPFQRHLEVYVQALETSNAELLTQLLESGAAFRKGLDDS
- the aroF gene encoding 3-deoxy-7-phosphoheptulonate synthase, encoding MIIVMAPSATEEQIKNVIKRLEERGYGHHVSRGVERTLIGAIGAHESEKEAVASQLQVLAGVERVVPILRPYKLVSRELEHEPIPVGIGDALFGAGHVSVIAGPCSIESQEQTLEAARAVQEGGARVFRGGAFKPRTSPYDFQGLGEQAVEFMVQAREETGLPFVTEVMDVRQVALVAEKADGLQIGTRNMANFDLLKEVGKVSKPVILKRGFAATVQEWLRAAEYVAASGNLNIILCERGIRTFETDTRYTLDLAGMAWAKLETHLPVIVDPSHATGKHQLVPQMALAAVAAGADGLMIEVHPHPDQAMSDGAQSLTPRKFVRLMGDIRNVARAVGRQV